In Cucurbita pepo subsp. pepo cultivar mu-cu-16 chromosome LG04, ASM280686v2, whole genome shotgun sequence, the following are encoded in one genomic region:
- the LOC111793690 gene encoding diphthine methyltransferase has translation MSSFSPNKTLYCDSGMDVAHCTLDGNADAVEFCPHSSFSNVLAASTYTLLEGDQPSRSGSLSIFNVNADNCSLELLHRVDTAGIFDIKWSPVGPTASPLLAQADADGCIRVHALEHSSNGAEGQYLKERCGSKISSSMCLCLDWNPSATSISVGHSDGSISILSAGESHLEVQNQWEAHEFELWATSFDTHQPHLVYTGSDDCKFSCWDLRDTPTKAFHNTKAHKMGVCCIAKCPNDPYKLLTGSYDEHLRVWDIRSISKPTNETSICLGGGVWRIKPHPSVFDVVLAACMHNGFAIVRVKDDDTAEVVETYDKHSSLAYGADWQRGDSSHEDKRKRYAVATCSFYDRLLRIWIPETDI, from the exons ATGAGTAGTTTTTCTCCTAACAAAACTTTGTATTGCGATTCAGGAATGGACGTTGCTCACTGTACTCTAGACGGCAATGCCGACGCAGTGGAATTTTGCCCGCACAGTTCATTTAGTAATGTTCTTGCGGCTTCCACTTATACACTACTAGAGGGTGATCAGCCCAGTCGATCTGGAAGCCTATCAATCTTCAATGTCAATGCGGATAATTGCTCTTTGGAGCTGCTTCATCGCGTGGACACGGCTGGGATCTTTGATATAAAGTGGAGCCCTGTTGGTCCAACCGCTAGTCCTCTGCTTGCTCAAGCGGATGCTGATGGTTGTATCAGAGTTCATGCCCTCGAGCACTCTTCAAATGGTGCAGAAG GACAATATTTAAAAGAGAGATGTGGCAGCAAAATCTCTTCCTCTATGTGTCTTTGCCTGGACTGGAACCCTTCGGCCACGTCCATCTCTGTGGGGCATTCAGATGGTTCCATCTCAATACTCTCTGCAGGAGAGTCCCATTTGGAAGTCCAAAACCAATGGGAAGCTCACGAATTTGAGCTCTGGGCAACATCTTTTGACACTCACCAACCTCATTTAGTATATACTGGCTCAGATGACTGCAAATTCAGCTGTTGGGATTTGCGAGACACTCCCACCAAAGCATTTCACAACACCAAAGCTCACAAAATGGGTGTTTGTTGCATCGCCAAATGCCCCAATGACCCTTACAAACTGCTCACTGGCAGCTACGACGAGCACCTGAGAGTATGGGACATAAGATCAATCTCAAAGCCCACAAATGAAACTTCAATTTGCTTGGGCGGCGGCGTTTGGAGAATCAAGCCCCACCCTTCAGTTTTTGACGTTGTTCTGGCGGCTTGTATGCACAATGGATTTGCAATTGTTAGAGTCAAAGACGATGATACTGCAGAAGTGGTTGAAACTTATGACAAGCACAGCTCTCTTGCTTACGGAGCTGACTGGCAAAGAGGAGATTCGTCTCATgaagacaaaaggaaaaggtacGCTGTTGCAACTTGTTCGTTTTATGATCGGCTTCTCCGGATATGGATTCCAGAAACTGACATATGA